The following coding sequences lie in one Natrarchaeobius halalkaliphilus genomic window:
- the wecB gene encoding non-hydrolyzing UDP-N-acetylglucosamine 2-epimerase: MRVCSIVGARPQFVKAAVISRKLREVGEEVLVHTGQHYDEELSGVFFDELDIPEPEYNLGVQSDTHGRQTAAMIAALEPILEETEPDAILLYGDTNSTLAGAIVGSKRDLTVAHVEAGLRSDNWEMPEEVNRVLTDHASSLCFAPSRTAVTNLAEEGITDGVHWTGDVMYDAILDARERSRRRSTILEELDVAEESFVLATVHRASNTDDPENLAAIIDGLSDASLPVVFPAHPRTASRLREFDLWDRATRDLRVIDPQGYLDFVRLLDATERVATDSGGVQKEAFFLSTRCLTLREETEWTETVDCGWNRLVGPNARSIHESLHEDWEPESSPHPYGDGAAGRRIVRLLQERLAVADPERRVEAPALD; this comes from the coding sequence ATGCGGGTGTGTTCGATCGTCGGCGCTCGTCCGCAGTTCGTCAAGGCGGCGGTCATCTCGCGAAAGCTCCGGGAGGTGGGCGAGGAGGTACTCGTTCACACCGGCCAGCACTACGACGAGGAGCTTTCCGGCGTCTTCTTCGACGAACTCGACATTCCGGAGCCGGAGTACAATCTCGGCGTCCAGTCCGATACGCACGGCCGCCAGACCGCGGCGATGATCGCGGCGCTCGAACCCATCCTCGAGGAGACAGAACCCGACGCGATCTTGCTCTACGGCGATACGAACTCGACGCTGGCGGGCGCGATCGTCGGCTCGAAGCGCGACCTGACCGTCGCTCACGTCGAGGCGGGGCTGCGAAGCGACAACTGGGAGATGCCCGAGGAGGTAAATCGCGTGCTGACGGATCACGCCTCATCGCTGTGTTTCGCACCGAGTCGGACAGCGGTCACCAACCTCGCGGAGGAGGGAATCACCGACGGCGTCCACTGGACCGGCGACGTGATGTACGACGCGATCCTCGACGCCAGGGAGCGCTCGAGACGGCGCTCGACGATCCTCGAGGAACTCGACGTCGCCGAAGAGTCGTTCGTGCTCGCGACGGTCCACCGGGCGAGCAACACCGATGATCCAGAAAACCTTGCCGCCATCATCGACGGGCTTTCCGACGCGTCGCTCCCCGTGGTCTTTCCGGCACATCCGCGCACAGCGTCCCGACTGCGGGAGTTCGACCTCTGGGATCGGGCGACCCGCGACCTCCGGGTCATCGATCCCCAGGGCTACCTCGATTTCGTTCGGCTGCTCGATGCGACAGAGCGAGTCGCGACGGATTCGGGGGGCGTCCAGAAGGAAGCGTTCTTCCTCAGCACGCGCTGTCTCACGCTCCGGGAGGAAACCGAGTGGACCGAAACCGTCGACTGCGGCTGGAATCGGCTGGTCGGCCCGAACGCTCGATCGATTCACGAGAGCCTTCACGAGGATTGGGAACCTGAGTCGAGTCCTCACCCGTACGGCGACGGGGCGGCCGGCCGGCGCATCGTTCGGCTTCTCCAGGAGCGCCTCGCCGTCGCGGACCCGGAACGACGGG